The following are encoded in a window of Butyrivibrio sp. AE3004 genomic DNA:
- a CDS encoding ABC transporter ATP-binding protein — protein MKKYLIKNWWRYLIGGISLICSTAIDVMLPFVTLSMVDDVIVGRNMDIFRRDIILFVAAGLGRAFFQFVKEFLCDMSGCRVASGLRKDMMKHIFSLNKGYFDKTNTGELMARVKDDAGSVWDLTGFVGMLLTEATVYFIGVVICMITLNWKLSIIPLAFMPPLAYVALHLEKKLGKDYDDISERNAALTKVVEENISGVRTVKAFSAEGLEMEKFDEKNEAYSDANKQFASDLADSDPLIGLIPKIMQVLVVAIGGYAAIKGSITYGTLVAFVSYSIQVVWPIENLGWMLSLVSQGLAGYKKITKVMKTEPEITDTPAKEMLKEAGKSGEISFDHVSFKIDGKTILDDVSFNLGKGKTLGIMGATGAGKSTIVNLIERFYDVTSGSIKIEGKDIMKMPLSDVRAFSSVVTQDVFLFSDTITENVRLGFKDTMDVRTVKSAIKSAHAQEFVEKITDSYDAVIGERGIGLSGGQKQRLSIARALAKKADLLVLDDSTSALDMETEAAIQQELQEKNDMSKIIIGHRISSVKDADEILVLENGRVAERGTHAELIRKGGLYYSTYEAQYGDYHKAMAACE, from the coding sequence ATGAAAAAGTATTTGATAAAAAACTGGTGGCGATACCTGATTGGAGGAATATCTCTGATCTGCAGCACCGCAATTGATGTAATGCTGCCTTTCGTTACCCTGTCCATGGTTGATGATGTTATCGTGGGCAGAAATATGGATATATTCAGGAGAGATATTATTCTCTTTGTTGCAGCAGGCCTTGGAAGAGCCTTCTTCCAGTTTGTTAAGGAGTTCCTGTGTGACATGTCCGGTTGCCGCGTGGCATCGGGACTTAGAAAAGACATGATGAAGCACATATTCTCCCTGAATAAGGGCTATTTTGACAAGACCAACACCGGTGAGCTTATGGCCAGAGTCAAGGATGATGCCGGATCTGTATGGGATCTTACGGGATTTGTGGGCATGCTTTTGACTGAGGCAACCGTTTATTTCATAGGCGTTGTAATCTGTATGATCACACTGAACTGGAAGCTCAGCATAATCCCGCTGGCATTTATGCCGCCTCTTGCATATGTGGCCCTTCACCTTGAAAAAAAGCTGGGCAAGGACTACGACGATATCAGCGAAAGAAACGCCGCTCTCACAAAGGTTGTTGAAGAGAACATTTCAGGTGTCAGAACTGTAAAGGCATTCTCTGCCGAGGGCCTTGAGATGGAAAAGTTCGATGAAAAGAACGAAGCCTACAGCGATGCTAACAAGCAGTTTGCTTCAGATCTTGCGGACAGCGATCCTCTTATCGGCCTGATTCCCAAGATCATGCAGGTTCTGGTGGTGGCCATCGGCGGCTACGCAGCCATCAAGGGCAGCATCACCTACGGAACACTTGTTGCATTCGTGTCATATTCAATCCAGGTAGTATGGCCCATTGAAAATCTTGGTTGGATGCTTTCTCTGGTTTCCCAAGGGCTTGCAGGCTACAAGAAAATTACCAAGGTTATGAAGACCGAGCCCGAGATTACAGATACCCCGGCAAAAGAGATGCTTAAGGAAGCTGGCAAGTCAGGTGAGATCAGCTTCGATCATGTGAGCTTCAAAATTGACGGCAAGACAATCTTGGACGATGTCAGTTTTAACTTAGGAAAAGGTAAGACCCTTGGAATCATGGGTGCCACCGGTGCCGGAAAGAGCACCATCGTAAACCTTATTGAGAGGTTCTACGACGTCACAAGCGGCAGCATCAAGATCGAGGGAAAAGACATTATGAAGATGCCACTTAGCGATGTAAGAGCGTTTTCCTCGGTTGTAACGCAGGATGTATTTCTTTTCTCGGATACCATTACTGAGAACGTCAGACTTGGATTCAAAGACACAATGGACGTAAGAACCGTTAAGTCTGCCATCAAGAGTGCTCACGCACAGGAATTTGTCGAGAAGATAACCGACAGTTATGACGCTGTCATCGGAGAAAGAGGCATCGGCCTCTCCGGAGGGCAGAAACAGAGGCTTTCCATTGCGAGAGCACTTGCCAAGAAAGCAGATCTTCTTGTGTTGGATGACTCTACATCCGCATTGGATATGGAAACTGAAGCTGCAATTCAGCAGGAACTTCAGGAAAAGAATGATATGAGCAAGATCATCATCGGACACCGTATTTCTTCAGTGAAGGATGCCGATGAGATCCTTGTACTTGAAAACGGAAGGGTGGCCGAGAGAGGAACCCACGCTGAGCTCATCAGAAAAGGCGGTCTGTATTACAGCACCTATGAGGCTCAGTATGGCGACTACCACAAAGCTATGGCTGCCTGCGAATAA
- a CDS encoding SGNH/GDSL hydrolase family protein yields MEYKLSEIENKRIWGRCSSLDDCTTLFWTGSGIEVNVSAGYLYADIESTFGTLELWIDVFVDDARIMHFPLQEGRHRYQLMRGFDKSHVTNVRIARSTQSMMEECASVIKIFSFDTDGEFLPVKKRKYSLEFIGDSITSGEGAYALSREEWIPTVFDSVNSYAYMTAKKLDADYSILSQSGQGVYASWDGSTECSLPKVYPYVCAAQISEDAKKLGCMDSWDFSNNEKDAIIINLGTNDGGAMKLDKWSKDEFLQQFKTCGNHFLKSVRESNPKAKIIWAYGMLGNEMEEYICEIIDTYNAENDDNVIYLRLPDCSGIHVGARLHPDPEGHRIAAEVLSDCLMKSM; encoded by the coding sequence ATGGAATATAAATTGTCAGAAATAGAAAATAAGCGTATATGGGGAAGATGTTCTTCCTTAGATGACTGCACTACATTATTTTGGACCGGGAGTGGAATAGAAGTAAATGTCAGTGCGGGATATCTGTATGCAGATATAGAGTCTACCTTTGGAACACTTGAGTTGTGGATAGATGTTTTTGTTGATGATGCTCGTATAATGCATTTCCCCCTTCAGGAGGGCAGACACAGATATCAGCTGATGCGGGGATTTGATAAGTCACATGTTACAAATGTCAGGATTGCGAGAAGTACACAGTCCATGATGGAGGAATGTGCTTCTGTAATTAAAATATTCTCTTTTGATACAGATGGGGAATTCCTTCCTGTTAAGAAGAGGAAGTACAGTCTTGAATTCATTGGTGACAGTATTACATCAGGGGAGGGAGCGTATGCGCTTTCGCGTGAAGAATGGATACCCACAGTTTTTGACAGTGTAAACAGCTATGCATATATGACTGCAAAAAAACTTGATGCGGATTACAGTATTCTGAGTCAGAGCGGACAGGGAGTGTATGCTTCCTGGGATGGCAGTACCGAATGCTCACTTCCGAAGGTATATCCCTATGTGTGTGCTGCGCAGATATCTGAGGATGCCAAAAAACTCGGATGTATGGATAGCTGGGATTTTAGCAATAATGAAAAGGATGCCATTATTATCAACCTTGGAACCAATGACGGCGGTGCAATGAAACTGGACAAATGGAGTAAAGATGAATTCCTGCAGCAGTTTAAAACCTGTGGAAATCATTTCCTTAAATCCGTAAGGGAGAGTAATCCAAAAGCAAAGATTATCTGGGCATATGGAATGCTTGGAAATGAGATGGAAGAGTATATCTGTGAAATTATTGATACATATAATGCGGAAAATGATGATAACGTTATATATCTGAGGCTCCCGGATTGCTCAGGAATACACGTAGGTGCAAGGCTCCATCCTGATCCGGAAGGTCACCGTATAGCGGCGGAAGTACTATCGGATTGTCTCATGAAGAGTATGTGA
- a CDS encoding PTS sugar transporter subunit IIA yields MGLFDMFKKEEKATAMFPISMKATAEGEIVAMKDIPDPVFSQGMVGPCVGIEPSKGTVVAPCDGKIATLSDTLHAFGMECPGGVQLLVHIGIDTVEMKGEGFKAFVKAGDNVKAGQSIVEVDLDKVREAGHPTVIMTVVSNAGEFKNVSFREQGQVAFSDDLITIEN; encoded by the coding sequence ATGGGATTATTTGATATGTTTAAGAAAGAAGAAAAGGCTACTGCCATGTTTCCTATATCAATGAAAGCTACAGCAGAAGGTGAGATAGTAGCAATGAAGGATATACCGGATCCGGTTTTTTCACAGGGAATGGTTGGGCCATGTGTTGGTATAGAGCCAAGTAAAGGCACGGTTGTTGCGCCATGTGATGGCAAGATTGCAACTCTTTCCGATACACTTCACGCGTTCGGAATGGAGTGCCCCGGGGGAGTACAGCTTCTTGTTCACATCGGCATAGATACAGTCGAGATGAAAGGTGAAGGCTTTAAGGCATTTGTAAAAGCAGGTGATAATGTGAAGGCAGGTCAGTCTATTGTTGAAGTTGATCTGGATAAGGTAAGAGAAGCCGGTCATCCTACAGTTATTATGACTGTTGTGTCAAATGCAGGTGAATTCAAAAACGTATCATTCAGGGAACAAGGACAGGTAGCTTTCTCCGATGACCTGATCACGATTGAAAATTGA
- a CDS encoding glycosyl hydrolase 53 family protein — MRRVSLKRKAARGISATLMSVMTLAQIGTSVCAEEMDYAAPERNWKLTQLVVNGDFETGNTEGWEVNLNNADGDSAGTKIKIDEWASNNKTQIFNFWNNHADAEDFCLSQNIEKVPAGTYKLAFDADGAEAEPGIVLKVCDKSVEYTTTGWDAWSTYETEEFTLTEESDITIGFEGSINSGYWGDIDNVCLYTDGETGTSTEGEHTTVGEKTSEDDPKNTEGEKTENDKKEDTSVNAEIFVEKVPGCDENFITGVDVSSYIALKNGGVKFYNYEGEELDDQGYFNFLSSCGVNYVRLRVWNNPGDENGNGYGGGNCDLEKAKTIGQWVTNAGMRVLIDFHYSDFWADPGKQTAPKAWAGMGTDEKAAALNEYTKVSLKSLLDAGVDVGMVQVGNETNNGIAGESESAGMVKLFAAGAQGVRAVSEETGKDILVAIHFTNPESGRYSGYAQMLENGGVNYDVFASSYYPYWHGTIDNLNSELSKVAEKYNKKVMVAETSYVYTLEDGDGCENTETEADYTEGKDTFNFDVSPQGQADSVRAVVNAVASATNGIGVFYWEPAWLPVNQDKKDGLSNEEFLAINKGNWETYGTGWATDNAGSYDEGARKYGGGGAVVENEAWFDFTGHPLASAKMYSYMRTGAKAELKITGISTEKVTAEFGEEIKLSDTVTVKYNNNTSKEVAVAWNSEELEAAKNGGAGEYTITGTADVDGEQVETTCKLEIKAKNYLVNPGFEEGKDGWELTSGVETNEIAIKKDSSNTHSGEWCMKFWNETAYEFDIKQTITLDKGIYSLSAFLEGGDAGEGDEFKLYTILDGEETAENTTLNGWQEFTNPTISNIVISNDGTQLTIGAYTKASAKCWGAWDDFALIKTGDVVQEKIEEPKDDSAKKETTDSKDKTGNETTETTGSKGKTGNEATETTGSKDKNGDATTDSKDKTGNTTSDSKASNTTIIQDNKTPAVDIPTEETVVKVTEVKLNKKKKTLKVGKKYQLKATVNPTDATNKNVSWKSSNKKVAKVSKNGKVTAVGKGKATITVVTKDGKFKAKCKITVK, encoded by the coding sequence ATGAGAAGGGTTAGCTTGAAGAGAAAAGCGGCAAGGGGGATTAGTGCCACCCTTATGTCAGTGATGACACTGGCACAGATTGGCACATCTGTTTGTGCAGAAGAAATGGACTATGCAGCTCCGGAACGAAATTGGAAACTTACTCAGCTTGTAGTAAATGGGGATTTTGAGACAGGCAATACGGAAGGTTGGGAAGTTAATCTTAATAACGCTGATGGAGATAGCGCAGGTACTAAGATTAAAATCGATGAATGGGCATCAAATAATAAAACTCAAATATTTAATTTTTGGAATAATCATGCAGATGCCGAGGACTTTTGTCTTTCGCAGAATATTGAAAAGGTGCCTGCCGGCACATATAAACTTGCTTTTGATGCCGATGGTGCTGAGGCTGAACCCGGAATAGTTCTGAAAGTCTGTGATAAAAGTGTTGAGTATACTACTACAGGTTGGGACGCTTGGTCTACCTACGAAACCGAAGAATTCACTCTGACAGAAGAGAGTGACATTACAATCGGCTTCGAAGGCAGTATTAACAGTGGTTATTGGGGCGATATAGATAATGTCTGCCTTTATACGGATGGTGAAACAGGTACTTCTACTGAAGGTGAGCATACTACGGTAGGCGAAAAAACTTCAGAAGATGATCCGAAGAATACTGAGGGCGAAAAAACGGAAAATGACAAAAAAGAAGATACATCAGTAAATGCAGAGATTTTTGTTGAGAAGGTTCCCGGATGCGATGAGAACTTTATCACAGGAGTAGATGTGAGCTCATATATCGCACTGAAAAATGGTGGTGTAAAGTTTTACAACTATGAAGGGGAGGAGCTTGATGACCAGGGATACTTTAATTTTCTTAGTTCTTGTGGAGTTAATTATGTTCGCCTTCGCGTATGGAATAATCCTGGTGATGAGAATGGCAACGGATATGGAGGAGGAAACTGCGACCTCGAGAAAGCTAAAACAATCGGACAGTGGGTCACAAATGCGGGAATGAGAGTGCTCATTGATTTCCATTATTCAGATTTCTGGGCTGATCCCGGAAAGCAGACTGCACCTAAGGCTTGGGCAGGTATGGGAACTGATGAAAAGGCAGCGGCACTTAATGAATATACAAAAGTAAGCCTGAAGTCACTTCTTGACGCAGGTGTCGATGTAGGAATGGTACAGGTTGGTAATGAAACAAATAACGGAATTGCCGGAGAGAGCGAAAGTGCCGGTATGGTGAAATTGTTCGCTGCCGGTGCACAAGGAGTAAGAGCGGTTTCGGAAGAAACAGGAAAGGATATTCTTGTTGCAATCCATTTTACTAACCCTGAAAGCGGAAGATATTCAGGATATGCCCAAATGCTTGAGAATGGCGGAGTTAATTATGATGTATTCGCTTCTTCTTACTATCCTTATTGGCATGGAACAATAGACAACTTAAACAGCGAATTATCCAAGGTGGCTGAAAAATACAATAAGAAAGTAATGGTTGCGGAAACCTCATATGTTTACACACTTGAGGATGGAGACGGCTGTGAAAATACAGAAACAGAGGCTGATTATACTGAAGGAAAAGATACCTTCAATTTTGATGTATCACCTCAGGGTCAGGCTGATTCAGTCAGAGCGGTAGTTAACGCAGTTGCATCAGCAACTAACGGTATCGGTGTATTTTACTGGGAACCCGCATGGCTTCCTGTTAACCAGGATAAAAAAGATGGACTGAGTAATGAGGAGTTCCTTGCCATAAATAAGGGAAACTGGGAAACCTACGGGACAGGCTGGGCTACAGACAATGCAGGCAGCTATGACGAAGGCGCAAGAAAATATGGCGGTGGCGGCGCTGTTGTTGAAAATGAGGCATGGTTTGATTTTACAGGACATCCCCTTGCATCCGCAAAGATGTATAGCTATATGCGAACAGGCGCAAAGGCTGAACTTAAGATAACCGGCATTAGCACAGAAAAGGTAACCGCAGAGTTTGGCGAAGAGATAAAGCTGTCTGATACTGTTACTGTAAAATACAACAACAATACTTCAAAAGAAGTGGCTGTTGCATGGAATAGTGAAGAACTCGAAGCTGCGAAAAATGGTGGTGCCGGTGAGTATACCATCACAGGAACGGCGGATGTTGACGGTGAACAGGTGGAAACAACCTGTAAGCTTGAAATAAAAGCAAAGAATTACCTTGTTAACCCCGGATTTGAGGAAGGAAAGGACGGATGGGAGCTTACATCCGGCGTTGAAACAAATGAAATTGCCATAAAGAAGGATTCATCCAATACTCACTCAGGTGAGTGGTGCATGAAGTTCTGGAACGAAACTGCTTATGAATTCGACATTAAGCAGACAATTACGCTTGATAAAGGCATATACAGTCTGAGTGCGTTTTTAGAGGGCGGAGATGCCGGTGAAGGTGATGAATTCAAGCTGTATACAATTCTTGATGGTGAAGAAACAGCAGAAAACACTACATTAAATGGTTGGCAGGAATTTACAAATCCTACAATAAGTAACATTGTAATCAGCAATGATGGTACACAGCTGACAATCGGAGCCTATACTAAAGCTTCTGCAAAGTGCTGGGGAGCCTGGGATGATTTTGCACTGATAAAAACAGGTGATGTTGTTCAGGAAAAAATTGAAGAGCCCAAGGATGATTCAGCTAAAAAAGAGACAACCGACAGCAAAGATAAAACCGGTAATGAGACAACAGAGACAACCGGTAGTAAAGGTAAGACCGGTAATGAAGCAACAGAGACAACCGGTAGTAAAGATAAGAACGGTGATGCGACAACAGATAGCAAAGATAAAACCGGCAATACAACAAGCGATAGTAAGGCCTCAAATACAACCATAATTCAGGATAATAAAACACCGGCTGTAGATATACCTACAGAGGAAACAGTAGTAAAGGTTACAGAGGTTAAGCTCAACAAAAAGAAGAAGACACTGAAAGTCGGTAAGAAGTATCAGCTCAAGGCAACAGTTAATCCTACTGATGCAACAAACAAAAATGTGTCCTGGAAGAGCAGCAACAAGAAGGTTGCAAAGGTTAGCAAAAACGGAAAAGTTACGGCTGTAGGAAAAGGTAAAGCTACAATTACAGTTGTCACAAAGGACGGAAAATTCAAGGCAAAATGCAAAATAACAGTTAAGTAA
- a CDS encoding metal-sensing transcriptional repressor, which produces MANKKTMRTAAQKKALINRLKRLEGQIRGVEKMIEEDAYCNDILQQSMSAASAIDGFNQELLGYHLKGCVTDGIKNGDEEIVDELLKTIRKLMK; this is translated from the coding sequence ATGGCAAACAAAAAGACAATGAGAACAGCAGCACAGAAAAAGGCTCTGATTAACCGCTTAAAGCGCCTGGAAGGACAGATACGCGGGGTGGAAAAGATGATTGAGGAAGACGCATACTGCAATGACATCCTTCAGCAGTCCATGTCAGCTGCTTCCGCAATAGATGGCTTTAATCAGGAACTCCTTGGATATCACCTGAAAGGATGCGTTACTGATGGAATAAAAAACGGAGATGAAGAAATCGTTGATGAACTATTAAAAACGATAAGAAAGCTTATGAAATAA
- a CDS encoding heavy-metal-associated domain-containing protein — MTSNIIIIAVIVIIFIVALRGSIKHFKGEGGCCGGGGGTVKEPDKKLSGSVIRTKVFKIDGMHCENCTNRVKRAINRIDGVSAKLNLKKKQAVVQYEKEVEDETLIKEIEGLGYKVVSVQ; from the coding sequence ATGACTTCAAATATCATTATCATTGCAGTAATTGTTATCATTTTTATTGTTGCACTCAGAGGTTCGATCAAGCATTTTAAAGGAGAAGGCGGATGCTGCGGAGGCGGAGGCGGGACCGTTAAAGAGCCTGATAAAAAACTATCCGGAAGTGTGATCAGGACAAAAGTATTCAAGATTGACGGAATGCATTGCGAAAACTGCACCAATCGTGTGAAGAGGGCAATCAATAGAATTGACGGAGTATCTGCTAAACTTAATCTCAAAAAGAAGCAGGCAGTTGTGCAGTATGAAAAAGAAGTAGAAGATGAAACTTTGATAAAAGAGATAGAAGGACTGGGCTATAAGGTTGTATCAGTACAATAA
- a CDS encoding heavy metal translocating P-type ATPase has product MTQYIVTGMTCAACQARVEKAVGKLPGVKEVSVSLLTNSMGVDGDVSEADVIRAVEEAGYGAKPKNAADAKENKEKHSASAKLAAEEEALKDHETPKLVKRLAWSIGFLLILMYLTMGHNMLGFPVPAFLEHNHLGLSLTQMLLAIIVMYINRAFFISGFRTLFHGSPNMDALVALGSSVSFGWSLYVFYKMTVMITQGTPNSDLMEIYHSQLYFESAAMIPALITVGKTLESMSKGRTTDALKNLMKMAPKTATVERDGKEILVDIDEVQTGDVFVVKPGDSIPVDGTIIEGDTAVDESALTGESIPVDKSVGDSVSAATINQSGFFKAKASRVGEDTTFSQIIQMVSDAAATKAPIARIADKVSGVFVPAVIAIAVIVFIIWMVQGAGVVFALERAISVLVISCPCALGLATPVAIMVGNGMGARNGFLFKTSESLESTGKVQIVALDKTGTITAGKPEVTDVIPVDGVTGKELVTAAYLMEVRSEHPLAKAIVNSVPNPPCPVHPIINWKALPGNGISAEQDGKALYAGSGKFIRTVCKIDAAMEKREKSLSEEGKTPLFFARDGKLLGIIAVADVIKEDSAQAVKELQNMGTMVVMLTGDNERTARAIGKQAGVDRVIAGVLPEGKESVIRKLQKYGKVAMVGDGINDSPALTRADIGIAIGAGADVAVDSADVVLMNSKLTDVSAAIRLSRGTLRNIYENLFWAFAYNIILIPMAAGLYRGIHMNPMWGAAAMSLSSFTVCMNALRLNLFKVHDTSHDHKMRHPASIEEVIDNNNNNEMEEKTMTKTLKVEGMMCEHCEARVKKALEAIAGVESAVADHNANTAVVTLSTDVADDVLTKAVEDQDYKVLGVE; this is encoded by the coding sequence ATGACGCAGTATATTGTTACGGGAATGACCTGCGCTGCATGCCAGGCCAGAGTTGAAAAGGCGGTAGGAAAGCTACCCGGGGTAAAAGAGGTGAGTGTTTCACTTCTTACCAATTCTATGGGTGTAGACGGTGATGTCAGCGAAGCTGATGTTATACGTGCTGTAGAAGAAGCAGGCTATGGCGCAAAGCCAAAGAATGCAGCAGATGCAAAAGAGAATAAGGAAAAGCACAGCGCTTCCGCTAAGCTTGCTGCGGAGGAAGAAGCCTTAAAGGACCATGAGACCCCAAAGCTTGTTAAGAGGCTTGCCTGGTCCATAGGATTTCTTTTAATCCTTATGTATCTGACCATGGGGCACAACATGCTTGGGTTCCCGGTTCCGGCGTTCCTTGAGCACAATCATCTTGGACTTTCTCTTACGCAGATGCTTCTGGCAATAATCGTGATGTATATTAACAGAGCATTCTTCATCTCGGGGTTCAGGACGCTTTTCCATGGGAGTCCCAATATGGATGCTCTGGTGGCTCTTGGTTCATCGGTATCTTTTGGCTGGTCACTGTATGTTTTTTATAAGATGACCGTGATGATTACTCAGGGAACACCTAATTCGGATCTTATGGAGATTTACCACAGTCAGCTGTATTTTGAGTCAGCGGCAATGATTCCGGCCCTTATCACAGTAGGTAAGACCCTGGAATCAATGTCCAAGGGAAGAACAACAGATGCGCTTAAGAATCTTATGAAGATGGCCCCCAAGACCGCCACGGTAGAGCGTGATGGGAAAGAGATTTTGGTGGATATCGACGAAGTTCAGACGGGAGATGTATTTGTTGTAAAGCCCGGAGATTCAATACCTGTAGATGGAACAATCATTGAGGGAGATACTGCTGTTGATGAATCGGCCCTTACAGGAGAATCAATACCTGTAGATAAATCCGTAGGAGACAGCGTAAGTGCTGCAACCATAAATCAATCCGGATTCTTTAAGGCGAAAGCAAGTCGCGTCGGTGAAGATACAACCTTTTCACAGATCATTCAGATGGTCAGCGATGCTGCAGCCACAAAGGCACCAATTGCCAGAATAGCAGATAAGGTTTCGGGTGTATTTGTACCGGCAGTTATAGCTATTGCAGTCATAGTTTTTATCATATGGATGGTTCAGGGAGCCGGAGTGGTGTTTGCTCTTGAACGGGCTATAAGCGTGCTTGTTATAAGTTGTCCGTGTGCATTGGGACTTGCAACACCCGTTGCGATTATGGTTGGTAATGGTATGGGCGCCAGGAACGGATTTCTGTTTAAGACCAGTGAATCTCTGGAGTCTACAGGAAAAGTTCAGATTGTGGCGCTTGATAAGACAGGAACAATAACTGCAGGTAAGCCTGAGGTAACAGATGTAATTCCTGTAGACGGAGTCACAGGAAAAGAACTTGTTACTGCAGCTTACCTTATGGAAGTAAGGAGCGAACATCCTCTGGCAAAGGCAATCGTAAACTCTGTCCCCAATCCGCCATGCCCGGTGCATCCCATCATTAACTGGAAGGCGCTTCCGGGAAACGGAATATCCGCCGAGCAGGATGGTAAGGCTTTGTATGCAGGTTCCGGAAAATTTATCCGCACTGTATGTAAGATAGATGCTGCTATGGAGAAGAGAGAAAAGAGCCTTTCAGAAGAAGGTAAGACCCCGCTGTTTTTTGCAAGAGATGGGAAGCTTCTCGGGATAATCGCTGTTGCTGATGTTATCAAAGAAGATTCTGCTCAGGCTGTAAAAGAACTTCAGAACATGGGTACCATGGTTGTCATGCTTACCGGTGATAACGAAAGGACAGCCAGGGCAATCGGAAAGCAGGCTGGAGTAGACAGAGTCATAGCAGGTGTTCTTCCGGAGGGTAAAGAATCGGTTATTAGAAAACTTCAGAAATATGGAAAAGTCGCAATGGTAGGTGATGGAATCAATGATTCACCTGCACTTACCCGCGCAGACATTGGCATAGCAATCGGTGCAGGAGCTGATGTTGCAGTGGATTCCGCTGATGTTGTACTGATGAATTCAAAGCTTACTGATGTATCAGCAGCTATAAGGCTCAGCCGGGGAACTCTTAGGAACATATATGAGAATCTTTTCTGGGCATTTGCCTATAATATTATTCTCATCCCCATGGCGGCAGGGCTGTACCGCGGTATTCATATGAATCCCATGTGGGGAGCAGCGGCAATGTCCCTGTCAAGCTTCACGGTATGTATGAATGCGCTCAGACTTAATCTTTTCAAGGTACATGATACATCTCATGACCATAAGATGAGACATCCTGCTTCGATAGAGGAAGTAATAGATAATAATAACAATAACGAAATGGAGGAAAAGACGATGACAAAGACACTTAAGGTAGAAGGAATGATGTGTGAGCACTGCGAGGCCCGTGTAAAGAAGGCCCTTGAAGCTATTGCAGGTGTTGAAAGCGCTGTGGCTGATCACAACGCTAATACAGCAGTGGTAACACTTAGCACAGATGTAGCAGATGATGTGCTTACAAAAGCTGTAGAAGATCAAGACTATAAGGTGTTGGGAGTGGAATAA
- a CDS encoding AIM24 family protein, producing the protein MNIRNFENEGRKFVSNMGNFHVLEYIKDSSVSPANATAEYFMGKMGVRRRQVVIELDENNSAIVQAGAMQWMAGDVRATSGIKGVGDLFGKMVKGAVTKESAVKPEYVGNGWLVLEPTYKYIILVDVGSWGSGITIEDGMFYACSGTVKNSVVARKNLSSAALGGEGFFNLSLSGSGIAALESNVPYDEMIEVELNNETLKIDGNLAVCWSSNLEFTVEKSTKTLLGSAVSGEGLVNVYRGTGRVLMSPVAPTNSLYAATNTVAAKAAAVTSNTFGH; encoded by the coding sequence ATGAATATCAGAAATTTTGAAAATGAGGGAAGAAAATTTGTCAGTAATATGGGGAATTTTCATGTACTTGAATACATTAAAGATTCAAGCGTATCACCGGCAAATGCTACAGCAGAGTATTTTATGGGCAAGATGGGAGTAAGAAGAAGGCAGGTGGTAATAGAGCTTGATGAGAACAATTCTGCAATTGTGCAGGCAGGTGCTATGCAATGGATGGCAGGAGATGTTCGGGCAACATCAGGAATAAAAGGTGTGGGAGATCTTTTCGGAAAGATGGTAAAGGGAGCTGTTACCAAAGAGTCCGCTGTTAAGCCTGAATATGTAGGAAATGGATGGCTTGTTCTTGAACCAACATATAAGTATATAATACTTGTAGATGTAGGTTCATGGGGATCCGGGATTACTATAGAGGATGGCATGTTCTACGCATGTTCCGGAACGGTTAAAAATTCAGTGGTTGCAAGGAAAAACCTGTCATCAGCAGCACTCGGAGGAGAAGGATTTTTTAATCTCAGCCTTTCAGGAAGTGGTATAGCAGCACTTGAGAGTAATGTTCCATATGACGAAATGATAGAAGTGGAACTTAACAATGAAACTCTGAAGATTGATGGTAACCTTGCAGTATGCTGGTCTTCAAATCTTGAGTTTACTGTTGAAAAATCGACGAAGACACTCTTAGGTTCCGCAGTAAGCGGCGAAGGTCTGGTAAATGTATACCGAGGAACCGGAAGAGTTCTTATGAGTCCCGTTGCACCAACAAACTCTCTTTATGCGGCAACTAACACTGTCGCTGCAAAAGCAGCTGCTGTTACCAGCAATACATTTGGACACTAA